One genomic region from Bactrocera tryoni isolate S06 chromosome 3, CSIRO_BtryS06_freeze2, whole genome shotgun sequence encodes:
- the LOC120772059 gene encoding PIN2/TERF1-interacting telomerase inhibitor 1 isoform X1, with protein MAMLAEPRQRKHYNLTPRGKALYEDDTRFGTKMLEKMGWSKGKGLGANEDGSQDFVRVRMRNTNEGLGFEDRDDHWTQHEQDFNGLLKTLNGDDEKSGKAIEDKESTSDEDTPRVGFGFAPEPKKQKLEKLKDKISGISLEQKSKLSKARVHYKKFTKGKDIAQYSEKDLANIFGKKAVETEQADGVYAQLTAVMPKVKANFGGVQTISTGLSVSDYFKQKMEALKNKQQQNNNNNYNTENKKKYKKRKREIESVEAGGQTTELISLKEVEDNTVLEVQEKKEKHKKNKRSTEEIPTETIENLAIFKNDEKKNTDSAIKIVDLTDEADKEDVQVPKNKKKKKKCKENEIEQHTNQNDVIDENKEVNFLATEMPKKKKKSKKSKSEQSRREDDDVIIVGYEAPTSSEIPEHTSKSENATELGTDGHIKVKKNKKSKKHENSEENIEEASTTEISPDSKRSKKQKKTVEVLQASETAEKTTKKSKKSKKDVSEDNQTLTLDELIAKCNSYNIYNISSFVAEKFRNVDLEQFKGSTITHIPGYTHTADLQLNVVNEPHDEERITRLWNCSEDKYVQINPKAIFGKYRQNVLNAYKTIQHTKNREKKPLPLFNIKSLKRKSVFQPI; from the exons atggcTATGTTAGCTGAACCTCGACAGCGAAAGCATTATAATTTAACACCGCGAGGCAAGGCGTTATACGAag aTGATACGCGTTTCGGTACAAAAATGTTAGAGAAAATGGGCTGGTCCAAGGGAAAGGGTCTTGGTGCTAATGAGGATGGTAGCCAGGATTTTGTACGTGTGCGTATGCGAAATACCAACGAAGGTTTGGGATTTGAAGATCGTGATGACCATTGGACGCAACATGAACAAGATTTTAATGGACTACTGAAGACATTAAATGGCGATGATGAGAAAAGTGGGAAAGCTATTGAAGATAAGGAAAGTACTTCTGACGAGGACACTCCAAGAGTGGGATTTGGATTTGCACCTGAACCGAAAAAACAGAAATTAGAAAAGTTGAAGGATAAAATAAGTGGCATATCGTTGGAACAAAAGTCAAAGCTAAGTAAAGCACGCGTGCATTACAAGAAGTTCACGAAAGGAAAAGATATAGCACAATATAGTGAAAAAGatcttgcaaatatatttggcAAAAAAGCTGTGGAAACTGAACAAGCTGATGGTGTTTATGCGCAGCTAACAGCTGTAATGCCTAAAGTGAAGGCAAATTTTGGTGGCGTACAAACAATTAGCACAGGACTGTCAGTAAGtgattattttaaacaaaaaatggaagcattgaaaaataagcaacagcagaacaataataataattacaacacagaaaataaaaagaaatataaaaagagGAAGCGTGAAATAGAATCAGTTGAGGCTGGAGGTCAAACCACAGAACTAATTTCACTTAAAGAAGTTGAAGACAATACAGTGTTAGAAGTTCaggagaaaaaagaaaaacataagaAGAATAAGAGAAGTACTGAAGAGATCCCTACGGAGACAATTGAGAACCTGgcgattttcaaaaatgatgaaaaGAAGAATACTGACAGCGCTATTAAAATTGTAGATTTGACGGACGAAGCAGACAAAGAGGATGTGCAAGttcccaaaaacaaaaagaagaagaagaagtgcaaAGAAAATGAAATAGAGCAGCACACAAACCAAAACGATGTTATAGATGAAAATAAGGAAGTAAATTTTTTGGCAACGGAGATGcctaaaaagaaaaagaaatcaaagaaaagtaaaagtgaGCAATCAAGAAGAGAAGACGACGATGTGATAATTGTAGGCTATGAAGCTCCAACATCATCTGAGATACCTGAGCACACCTCGAAGTCGGAAAACGCGACTGAACTAGGAACAGACGGTCATAtcaaagtaaagaaaaataaaaagtcaaaaaagcATGAAAACTCGGAGGAAAATATTGAGGAGGCCAGTACAACTGAAATTTCGCCAGACAGTAAAAGGTCAAAGAAGCAGAAAAAAACGGTTGAAGTGTTGCAAGCAAGTGAAACCGCTGAGAAAACAACCAAAAAATCGAAGAAATCCAAAAAAGATGTAAGTGAAGATAACCAAACGTTGACACTTGATGAATTGATAGCCAAATGTAATTCTTACAATATCTACAATATTTCCTCATTTGTAGCAGAAAAATTCCGCAATGTTGATTTAGAGCAGTTCAAAGGATCAACAATAACACATATACCAGGCTATACGCATACGGCAGATCTACAATTGAACGTGGTGAATGAACCCCATGATGAAGAGCGTATCACGAGATTATGGAATTGTAGCGAAGACAAATACGTTCAAATCAACCCCAAAGCTATCTTCGGCAAATACAGACAAAATGTTTTAAACGCCTATAAAACCATACAGCATACAAAGAATAGAGAAAAGAAACCGTTGCCTCTATTTAATATTAAGTCGCTTAAGAGAAAAAGTGTTTTCCAGCCAATATGA
- the LOC120772059 gene encoding PIN2/TERF1-interacting telomerase inhibitor 1 isoform X2 translates to MAMLAEPRQRKHYNLTPRGKALYEDDTRFGTKMLEKMGWSKGKGLGANEDGSQDFVRVRMRNTNEGLGFEDRDDHWTQHEQDFNGLLKTLNGDDEKSGKAIEDKESTSDEDTPRVGFGFAPEPKKQKLEKLKDKISGISLEQKSKLSKARVHYKKFTKGKDIAQYSEKDLANIFGKKAVETEQADGVYAQLTAVMPKVKANFGGVQTISTGLSVSDYFKQKMEALKNKQQQNNNNNYNTENKKKYKKRKREIESVEAGGQTTELISLKEVEDNTVLEVQEKKEKHKKNKRSTEEIPTETIENLAIFKNDEKKNTDSAIKIVDLTDEADKEDVQVPKNKKKKKKCKENEIEQHTNQNDVIDENKEVNFLATEMPKKKKKSKKSKSEQSRREDDDVIIVGYEAPTSSEIPEHTSKSENATELGTDGHIKVKKNKKSKKHENSEENIEEASTTEISPDSKRSKKQKKTVEVLQASETAEKTTKKSKKSKKDQKNSAMLI, encoded by the exons atggcTATGTTAGCTGAACCTCGACAGCGAAAGCATTATAATTTAACACCGCGAGGCAAGGCGTTATACGAag aTGATACGCGTTTCGGTACAAAAATGTTAGAGAAAATGGGCTGGTCCAAGGGAAAGGGTCTTGGTGCTAATGAGGATGGTAGCCAGGATTTTGTACGTGTGCGTATGCGAAATACCAACGAAGGTTTGGGATTTGAAGATCGTGATGACCATTGGACGCAACATGAACAAGATTTTAATGGACTACTGAAGACATTAAATGGCGATGATGAGAAAAGTGGGAAAGCTATTGAAGATAAGGAAAGTACTTCTGACGAGGACACTCCAAGAGTGGGATTTGGATTTGCACCTGAACCGAAAAAACAGAAATTAGAAAAGTTGAAGGATAAAATAAGTGGCATATCGTTGGAACAAAAGTCAAAGCTAAGTAAAGCACGCGTGCATTACAAGAAGTTCACGAAAGGAAAAGATATAGCACAATATAGTGAAAAAGatcttgcaaatatatttggcAAAAAAGCTGTGGAAACTGAACAAGCTGATGGTGTTTATGCGCAGCTAACAGCTGTAATGCCTAAAGTGAAGGCAAATTTTGGTGGCGTACAAACAATTAGCACAGGACTGTCAGTAAGtgattattttaaacaaaaaatggaagcattgaaaaataagcaacagcagaacaataataataattacaacacagaaaataaaaagaaatataaaaagagGAAGCGTGAAATAGAATCAGTTGAGGCTGGAGGTCAAACCACAGAACTAATTTCACTTAAAGAAGTTGAAGACAATACAGTGTTAGAAGTTCaggagaaaaaagaaaaacataagaAGAATAAGAGAAGTACTGAAGAGATCCCTACGGAGACAATTGAGAACCTGgcgattttcaaaaatgatgaaaaGAAGAATACTGACAGCGCTATTAAAATTGTAGATTTGACGGACGAAGCAGACAAAGAGGATGTGCAAGttcccaaaaacaaaaagaagaagaagaagtgcaaAGAAAATGAAATAGAGCAGCACACAAACCAAAACGATGTTATAGATGAAAATAAGGAAGTAAATTTTTTGGCAACGGAGATGcctaaaaagaaaaagaaatcaaagaaaagtaaaagtgaGCAATCAAGAAGAGAAGACGACGATGTGATAATTGTAGGCTATGAAGCTCCAACATCATCTGAGATACCTGAGCACACCTCGAAGTCGGAAAACGCGACTGAACTAGGAACAGACGGTCATAtcaaagtaaagaaaaataaaaagtcaaaaaagcATGAAAACTCGGAGGAAAATATTGAGGAGGCCAGTACAACTGAAATTTCGCCAGACAGTAAAAGGTCAAAGAAGCAGAAAAAAACGGTTGAAGTGTTGCAAGCAAGTGAAACCGCTGAGAAAACAACCAAAAAATCGAAGAAATCCAAAAAAGAT CAGAAAAATTCCGCAATGTTGATTTAG